From Microtus pennsylvanicus isolate mMicPen1 chromosome 10, mMicPen1.hap1, whole genome shotgun sequence, one genomic window encodes:
- the LOC142859027 gene encoding interferon-activable protein 205-A-like, whose product MNDYKKIVLLKGLQGMDDYHFRMIKSLLKRDLHLSENMQNDYDRIKIADKMEEKFPKDAGLNKLIEICQEIKDLKDLVENLKEEKAKVKGKKPRGKKRQKADFAVPTSTTNNTLASDGGETSTAQKRKSMNEEKLEVKKTKKSKGSDCPDFPGEATVRCQTPGPQISSSTSSNPSLAKNQKTQTPRKSATRGAVGQNDAMTVMVLNAAEPFEYESREHGGKMMFHATVASVNEYFRVKVFNITLKEKFTKGNVIIISNYVKFRGIIEIKEDSYVIKAEPNEKIEVPKKLISKANETPMISDIHKSVGGSLFYGLFTLHKKKVNPTNTIYEIKDDTGSIEVVWKGKCYNISCEEGDKLRLFCFQLKTIDKKLKLVSGDHSFIKVTKAGKKKIFAPFPNPKDGETSGYPQN is encoded by the exons ATGAATGACTATAAGAAAATTGTTCTTCTAAAAGGATTACAGGGTATGGATGATTACCATTTTAGGATGATTAAGTCCTTACTAAAAAGAGACCTACACCTGTCTGAAAACATGCAAAATGATTATGACAGAATTAAGATTGCTGACAAGATGGAGGAGAAATTCCCAAAAGATGCTGGACTCAACAAACTGATAGAAATTTGTCAAGAAATTAAAGATCTTAAAGATCTTGTTGAAAATCTTaaagaagagaaggcaaaag taaaaggaaaaaaacccaggGGCAAAAAGAGGCAAAAAGCAGATTTTGCTGTACCTACATCGACTACAAACAACACCTTAGCATCTGATGGAGGGGAGACATCCACAGCTCAG aaaagaaaaagtatgaatGAAGAGAAGCTTGAAGTGAAAAAGACCAAAAAGTCTAAGGGGTCAGATTGTCCTGACTTTCCTGGAGAAGCCACAGTCAGATGCCAGACCCCAGGACCTCAGATCTCATCTTCGACTTCATCAAACCCTTCTTTGGCTAAG AACCAAAAGACACAGACCCCAAGAAAGAGCGCTACCAGAGGAGCTGTTGGCCAAAATGATGCCATGACCGTGATGGTGCTCAATGCAGCCGAGCCATTTGAATATGAGTCAAGAGAACATGGAGGAAAGATGATGTTTCATGCAACAGTGGCCAGTGTGAATGAGTATTTCCGTGTGAAAGTTTTCAACATCACCCTGAAAGAGAAATTCACAAAAGGGAATGTCATCATAATCTCCAATTATGTCAAGTTCAGAGGAATCATAGAGATAAAGGAAGACTCCTATGTGATTAAAGCTGAACCCAATGAAAAGATTGAAGTTCCCAAGAAGCTAATCAGTAAAGCAAATGAAACTCCCATGATTTCTGATATTCACAAGAGTGTAGGTGGATCACTGTTTTATGGGTTATTTACATTACACAAG AAAAAGGTGAACCCAACGAACACAATCTATGAAATAAAGGATGATACAGGAAGTATAGAAGTTGTATGGAAGGGGAAATGCTACAACATCAGCTGTGAGGAAGGAGACAAACTGCGACTCTTCTGCTTTCAACTGAAAACTATTGACAAGAAACTGAAGCTGGTGTCTGGTGATCACAGTTTCATTAAG GTCACCAaggctggaaaaaagaaaatatttgctcCCTTTCCTAACCCAAAAGATGGAGAAACAAGTGGTTACCCTCAAAATTAA